Below is a genomic region from Rickettsiales bacterium.
CGAATCCACGTGCCGTATTGCGTGCAAGTGCGGAAAGCAGGTTCGGCAACAGGTTCGGGCGCATCGCATCGAGATCGGCGCTGATTGGATTCAGCAGCTTGATGGGCGCACGGTCTTTGGCAGCGAATTGCTTGGCTTGTGCTTCCGGCAGAAAAGCCCAGCTGCAGACTTCCGTCATGCCTGTGGCGGCAAGCGTCTTGCGCACGACAGAAGCGCGCTGTACGGGCGGCTTGCTCTGCGCGGGCGGGAGTGTGCGGGAAGGGATGGCATCATAGCCGGCGATACGGATGACTTCTTCCACCAGATCGGCAGGGCCGTCAATATCGGCACGCCAAGAGGGCACAGAAGCTTTGTCGCCCTGCACGGTGAAACCAAGCGCGTTCAGGATGGAAATGGCTTTATCTTTTGGCATTTCCATTCCGCCGAGCGATGCGATTTTGTCGTAAGCGAAAGTTACGTCGCGCTTCCACTGCGGAACAGCTCCGGCAATGGTAAGATTGCTGGCTGCGCCGCCACATAATTCAAGGATCATCGCAACGGCGATTTCAGCGCCTTTCTGCACGAATTCCGGGTCTACACCGCGCTCGAAACGGTAGCGTGCGTCGGAATCAATGGCCAGTGCGCGGCCGGTGGAGGCAACATGAATGGGGTCGAAAAGCGCGGCTTCAAGGAACACATCCGTGGTGTCATCCGAGCAACCGGTTGCCGTGCCGCCGATAATACCGCCAAGTCCCACGACGCCGCTTTCATCGCATACGGCGACCATATCGGATGTGAGGCTGTATTCTTTGTCGTTCAGCGCGGCAAGCTTTTCACCGTCTTTCGCGTAGCGCACGGTGATGTTGCCCTTGAGCTTCTTTGCATCGAACACATGCAGCGGACGGCCATAGGTGAACGTCATGTAATTGGTGATATCCACGAGTGCAGAGATCGGGCGCAGGCCGATGGCTTTCAACCGCTGCTGCAACCATTCGGGGCTTGGACCGTTTTTGACACCTTTAATATAACAGCCGATGAAGAGCGGGCAAGCGGGCGTTGCAAGAGTAACGGTAATGGGCGAAGCGCCGTTTCCAGTGAAAGCAGCGGAAGCATGCTTCTCATCTTTCAACGTGCCAAGACCGGCTGCTGCGAGGTCTCGTGCAACACCATGCACGCCAAGGCAGTCAGCGCGATTCGGCGTGATAGCGATTTCGATGGTGGGATCGTCGAGACCGAGCGTAGCCACCAGTGAAGCGCCGGGAACGGCAGCTGCAGGCAGTTCTATAATACCTTCGCTGTCTTCGCTTAATCCCAGCTCACTTGCCGAGCAAAGCATGCCGTTGCTTTCCACACCGCGTATGGCGGACTTTTTAATCACCATACCGTTAGCGGGTACTTTCACGCCTTCCGTCGCCAGCACGACCTTGATGCCAGCGCGCGCATTGGGCGCACCGCAGACCACCTGGCGCACGGAACTTCCGTCATTGACCTGGCAGACACGCAGTTTGTCGGCATTCGGGTGCTGCACAGCTTCCTTGATCTCGGCAACGATAAAGTCTTTCAGCGCAGCGGAATTATCCGTCACCTGTTCCACTTCCAGGCCGATGGCGGTCAGCGTGTCGGTGATCTGCTTGATCGTGGCGCTCGTGTCCAGATGTTCTTTGAGCCATTTCAGCGTAAATTTCATGCAGCGTCTCCCAGCGGCGAGAAGCCGTAATGCCTGAGCCAGCGAATATCGGATTCAAAGAAGGTGCGCAGGTCGGGGATGCCATATTTAAGCATCGCGAGGCGCTCTACGCCCATGCCGAAGGCAAAGCCCTGCCATTCATCCGGATCGATATTGCAGTTGCGCAGCACGTTGGGATGGATCATACCGCAGCCCATGACTTCCAGCCAGTCTTCACCCGCACCGATCTTGATGGATTCGCGGCTGCGCGCGCAGCCGATATCCACTTCAGCAGAAGGTTCCGTGAACGGGAAGAAGCTCGGACGGAAGCGTACAGGTACTTTATCGAGTTCAAAGAATTCACGTAGGAAGGATTCGATGCAGCCTTTCAGGTGGCCCATATTAATATCTTTGCCGACGCAGAATCCCTCCACCTGATGGAACATCGGCGTGTGGGTAAGGTCGGAGTCGCAGCGGAAGGTCTTGCCGGGCGCGATGAAACGGAACGGCGGCTTACCGGCCTGCATCGTGCGGATCTGTACAGGCGAGGTGTGTGTGCGCAGGAGAACTTTGTCGCTGCCCGTTTGGCCGTACGCGCTGGCGTCTATAAAGAACGTATCATGCATCTGGCGGGCAGGATGGTTTTCCGGAAAGTTCAGCGCTGTGAAATTATGATAGTCATCTTCGATTTCCGGGCCGTATGCGGAGGCAAACCCCTGCGCGGCAAAGATCGCGGTGATTTCTTCCAGCACGCGCGAAATCGGGTGGATATAGCCTTTGTTTTCCGGGCGCGGCGCAAGCGTAACGTCAGCCCATTCGGTCGCAAGGCGTGCGTTGATTTCGGAAAGTTTCAGCACTTCGGCTTTGGCCTCAATCGCGGTCGTGACCTGCTGTTTGGCTTCGTTCAGCGCCTGTCCGCGCGCTTTACGTTCTTCCGGCGGCAATGCGCCGAGGGTTTTAAGCTGTTCGGTGAAGATACCCTTCTTGCCCAGATATTCAACACGCAATGCTTCGAGTGCAGCGGAGCTTTCCGCGCTGTTAATGGCAATTTGAACGGTATTGATGAGGTCTTTTAAATCGGACATCTGGATAACATCTTATAGAGCTATGCCGGTGAACCCGGCATCCAGAAAAAGATCACAAGAACTGTGAACTTTGGGAAATCTTAAAGTGGATGCCAGCGTTGCCGGCATCCACTCCAAAAATTACTTAAGCAGCCTTGATCGCAGTTTTAACCTGCTCAACGATTGCTTTGAACGCTTCCGGCTGGTGCACGGCGATATCGGCCAGCACTTTACGGTCCATTTCAATAGCGGCTTTGTTCAGGCCGTTGATGAACTGGGAATAAACCAGGCCGTGTTCGCGAACCGCAGCGTTGATACGCTGGATCCACAGAGCGCGGAAAGTGCGCTTTTTAGCGCGACGGTCGCGGTAAGCGTACTGGAGGCCTTTTTCGACCTTTTCAATCGCTACACGGAAGCAGGTATGCGAACGGTCACGATAACCTTTCGCCATTTTAAGGACTTTTTTGTGACGAGCGTGGGTGGTGACGCCGCGTTTAACATGTGCCATTTTTCTCTCCTTTTATCGCTTAGCCGTTGGGCAGGAACATTTTGATAACCACTTTTGCATCTGCATCGCAGAGCGTCGTGGTGCCGCGTGCATTGCGGATGAAGCGCTGCGTGCGCTTTACCATGCCGTGGCGTTTGCCAGCCTGGCCGGCTTTCACTTTGCCGGTAGCCGTAAGGGAGAAGCGCTTCTTGGCGCCGCTTTTGGTCTTGATCTTTGGCATTTTTCTATCCTTTAGAAAGAGAATTGAATCAGTGACCGCCAAGGTATGCCAATACCCGGCCATCAGACAAGGACGGGCTTTATAGAGGATTTTGCTACAAGTGGCAAGCGATTAGTTAAGAAGTCTTATTGGATTGCTCCTGCTCCGGCTCATCCGGCCTTCGCAATGAGCCTGACGCCTTCGGAGACTGAAGGGTTCAGCCTGCTGGCTTCACTTCACCAAGAACTTGCGTGGATGCGTGGAGGAGCAAGTGCGACGCCTCCGCGAAGCGAGGGGGTAAGCGTAAGCGAAGGGGGCGATTTCTCGCCCCCTTACACTTAAAAAATTCTCTTCCTAATCTGGCACTTCAGCCTGCGGCTGGCCTACAGGCACTTCTTCCAGCGCATAACCTGCCGAGCGCACGGTACGCACAAGTTCCGGCTGGTTGGTGCCATTGGCGAGGCCTTTGCGCAGGCGGCGGATATGAACGTCCACGGTGCGCAGTTCCACATAAATATCATGTCCCCAGACAGCGTCGAGCAGCTGTTCGCGGGAAAATACCCTTCCCGGATGTTCCATCAGGTAACGCAGCAGGCTGAATTCCGTCGGGCTTAAATGTACGGGTTTGCCATCACGGGTCACGTGGTGGCTGACCATATCCATCTTCAGCGATCCGAACGTCAGCACCTTTTCCGAAAGGGCGGGGCGCAGGCGGCGCAGTACCGCGCGGATACGAGCGATCAGCTCGCTCGGCGAGAACGGTTTGACCATATAATCGTCGGCACCGGCATCCAGACCGCGAATACGGTCACCTTCTTCGCCGCGTGCGGAAAGCATGATGATCGGCACCGTCTTGGTTTCTTCCTGGCGGCGCAGTTCCGCACAGATATCAATACCGGACATACCCGGAAGCATCCAGTCCAGCACAATAACGTCCGGATGATGTGCCTTTACGAGGCCCACGGCTTCATCGCCGTCTCCGGTGTAATAGACCGTGAAGCCTTCACGCTCCAGGTTATAACGTAACATCGTGACAATGGCGGCCTCGTCCTCGACAATCAGGACTTTGGTTTCGATGCCTTGTAATCCACTCATATTTGTGCTCAATCTCAAAAAGTGCTAATTCGGTATTGGTATTTACTACACGGAAATGATAAATAATTACTTAACTGACACGAAAAAAGAAAGAATAATCTGACAGTGACATTAAATCCACAACTGAAGCTTGTCCTCGATCTTGCTCCGCTGGCTGCATTTTTTACAGCTTATAAGCTCTATGGGCTGTTCGCTGCAACCACAGTGATTATTGTGCTGACGCTGCTTTCCCTCGCCATTATTTATGTGGTGGAGCGCCGTATTGCGCTGGCTCCGCTGATTACGGCAATCGTCGTGGCGATCTTCGGCGGCCTGACCCTGTACCTGCATGATGAGACCTTTATCAAGGTCAAGCCGACACTGGTGAATCTGGTATTTGCGGCTATCCTGCTTGGAGGCTGTGCGGCCAAAAAGGGATTGCTGAAACATGTCTTCGGATCGGCTTTTAGCCTCACGCCGCAGGGCTGGCTTGCGCTTTCGCGCCGCTGGGGGCTGTTCTTTCTGAGCATGGCGGTGCTGAATGAATGTGTCTGGCGCAATGTTCCCACGCCCATCTGGGTGGATTTTAAAGTGTTCGGCATCCTGGGCCTCACAATGGTGTTTGCGGTCGCGCAGACTGGATTCATCCGGGATAATCAGGAAATAAAAGAAGAATAACAGAGAGATAAAATGTCCCAGAAACTGCAGCCGGTGCGCGGCACCCATGACTTATTGAGTGAAGATTGCCGCAAGTTCCGTTTCGTCATCGACCAGGCTTTCGCCGTGGCAAGACGTTATGGTTACGGGGAGATCGCCACGCCTGTGTTTGAATTCAGCGAGGTGTTTCACCGCACATTGGGCGATACGTCCGACGTGGTGACAAAGGAAACTTATAGCTTCACGGATCGCGGCGGCGAGCAGCTTACACTGCGCCCCGAATTCACCGCAAGCATCGCCCGTGCGTTCATTTCCGGCAATCTGCAGGACCAGCTGCCGCTCAAATTCTTCTATTCCGGCCCCGCTTTCCGCTATGAGCGTCCGCAGAAAGGCCGCCAACGCCAGTTCCATCAGCTAGGTGCGGAGTTGCTGGGCGTGGCTGAACCGCTGGGCGATATTGAAGTCGTCTCCATGGCATGGCGTATCCTGTCGATACTCGGGCTCGGGGATAAGGTAAAGCTGGAAATCAATACGCTGGGCGATGCACAAAGCCGCACTAATTACCGCGCTGCGCTGGTGGAATTCTTCAAGGCGCATGAAGCGCAGCTTTCAGAAGACAGCCGCAAGCGCCTGGAGCGTAATCCGTTGCGCATTCTGGATTCCAAGGATGAAGGAGATCGTCGTATCATCGTGGATGCACCGCGCATGGCCGATCACCTGACGCCTGAAGCAGCCGCCTATTACTCTGCCGTGAAAGTAGGACTTTCGGCACTTGGCATTGATTATGTCACGAATGAGCGACTCGTACGCGGGTTGGATTATTATAATCACACCGTCTTCGAGTTCACGACCGATATGCTCGGCGCGCAAGGCACAGTGCTCGCAGGTGGGCGTTATGACGGTCTCATTGAAATTATGGGGGGCCAGCCCACGCCGGGCATCGGCTTTGCGGCAGGGATCGAACGCCTCGTATCGCTGATGGATTTTGCAAGCCACCCAAATTTTACGCCGCCTGTGCGTCCGGTAGCGATCATTCCGCTCGGTGAAATGGCGGAAAAAGAAGCAATCTTCCTATCCGACCATTTACGCGGTGAAGGCTTCCATGTGGAGTTGGGCTATAAGGGTAACCTGAAAAACCGTATGAAAAAAGCGGATAAAGCGCATGCGAAAATCGCTCTGATTATCGGTGACGAAGAGCTAACCCGTGGAATCGTGGTAATGAAGGATCTCGATGACGGCGTGCAGGAGGAAGTCCGCCGCGAAAATATTACGGAAATTTTGCATCAAAGGCTTAAGGGCTAGGACGAAACGTCAGTACTACCCCTCTTAATGCGAACCGTGCATAAGCATGGCAAGTTCATGCTCGAAATGCCGCACCATGGAGGGGCTGGAAGCATAAGCGCGGATCTTGGAGCGCAAATATTCCTCCATGCCAAGACGCTGCATTTTCTCCAGCGAGCGTTTCTTGCGGCGTACCATGGAGGAAAGTTTCTGGCGGACAACGGCAGGGAAATGCGGCATATAGGCCTCCTATTGCTGACTGGAACTCACTATATTCCAAGCTAACCTGTTCATAAAGTGAAGTTTTTGTGACAGTTTAAATGGAAGGAAAATAAAGCTTTCACATGACAGCACTGCTAAAAATCACTAGAATAGAGATGTTTTGCTCATTGCAGTTCTTAAATGAGGACTGCCTCTTAAGAGAGGAGCTAGTAACTTATTACTGAAGGCGGAAGCTTTCAGAGCAAGTTCGGACGCTGCGCAGAAATGCGTAGCCAGATAGACTAGGAGTCTTAAGGATGGTCAGGATCAAACTGCCGTCCAGCAGGCGCATGCGGGCACTGCTCATCGCAGGAGTACTGCTTTCCGCCTTCGTCGCCGTCATCGTTCCCAAGTTCGTCTCCAGCGGTAACAAGGGAGACGAGATGGTCTGCTTCAAGACGCCCGAGGGTAAGGTCATCGCGGCCCGTCCCGGGAATGTCGAGCGGCAGCCGGGGATTCTCAAGGTCAGTGTGTTCAGCGGCGTGAGGAGCATCGACCTCATCGCCGACTACACCACCTACGACACCGCCGGCATGAACGAGGTCGGCGATGGCGCAGCGACTCTCGCGGGCCCCTACAAGGGCTACTCGGTCGACAAGCCCGGCGTGAACGACCCGAACCAGCCGGGAGCGCGAGACGTGCCGCTGCTCGTGAAGGACGCCAACGGGAGCGTGTCTGCCAAGATCGTCACGGTCGCCGTCTTCTACGGCCAGCCGGTCGGGATGGGGGACAACCTGTACATGGGCTATGCCGCAAGTGGCAAGATCATGAAGGGAGGGCTGCAACAGCAACCCTGCTGACGCTTCACGTCGGTGCGTGATCGCGGCACGCGTTCTTCTTCCCGGTGGGGAGTCGAACGCGTGCCGTACGTGCGTTTAAAGTTTGGTGCTCACTTTTTTTGCTTGGTTTTTTCTTCTTCAATGAGGATCTTTTTCAATATCTTGCCGATAGCCGATTTTGGGAGCGTTGTGCGAAATTCGAATAAATGCGGCATGGCGTAGGCGGAAACTTTGTCCTTCAAGTGACTGCGCAGCGCTTCTTCCGTAAGGGTGCGGCCTTCCTTCATGACGATGAAAACTTTGGGTTCCTGCACGCGCTGCGGGTGGTGGACGCCGATCACGGCGGCCTCCAGAATATCCGGGTGCTGGTAGAGTATTTCTTCCAGATTGCGCGGATAAATCTTGTATCCGCCGGAAATAATCATTTCCTTGAGCCTGTCCACCACGAAGAAATATCCGTCTGCATCCATATAAGCCAGATCGCCGGTATGCAGGAACCCGTCGCGCAACACCTTGCCGCTTTCCTCCGGCTGGTTCAGGTAACCCTGCATGACCTGTGGCCCGCGCACACAAAGCTCCCCGACCGTGTTGGGAGGCAGGTCTTTGCCTGGTTCCTGAAGATCCGTAATCTTCATCACCGTCGCCGGAAAAGGCAGGCCGATGGAGCCCGGTTTATTCACCCCGAAAAGCGGATTCGCGGCAGCCACGGGGGAGGCTTCGCTGAGCCCATAGCCTTCCACAAGCTTACAGCCCGTACGACCCTCGAAAACTTCTTTAACCTCAAGCGGCAGCGGACCGCCGCCGGAGATACACATTTTCAGCGAGGAAAGATCGTATTTCCCAATATTCGGAAAATTGTTTATCGCGGCGAACATGGTGGGCACCCCCGGCATGAGTGTCGGGCGCTTGCGATGCACATCGCGCAGGATATTCTCCAGCACAAAGCGTGGATGCAGCAGCATGGTCGAGCCGGTATGCAGCGACAGATTCATGACCGTTGTCATCGCAAAGACATGAAACAGCGGCAGCGCGCCTACGATAATTTCCTCGCCGTGCCGCAGGCCCGTAAACCACATGCCGCATTGCACAGTATTGGCATAAATATTGGCATGGGTCAGCACCGCACCTTTGGGCACGCCGGTGGTCCCTCCCGTATATTGCAGCACGGCGATATGGCGTTCGGGCTGAATGCTGATGGGCCGCAGCGGTGCGCCGCCGGGAACGGTCATCGCACGAAAGCTTAAATGGTGCTCGTCCTGCGGAATACGGGCAATGTCTTTGCGCCGCAGGAACCGGAAGGCAAGGGCTTTGAAAGGTGACAATACCTCATCGAAGCGGCTGACGATAATGCGCTGTAAAGCGGTTCTCCCAAGACATGCCGCAACTTTCGGATAGAGCGCTTCCAGCGCCAGCGTAATCATGATGGAAGTGGAAGAGTCGTTGATCTGGTGCGTGATTTCCGGCACGGAATAAAGAGGATTGTAATTGACGACCGTGCCCCCTGCTTTCAGGATGGCGTAGTAGCTGATAACGAATTGCGGGCAGTTCGGCATGAACAGGCCTACGCGCACACCTTCTCCCACGCCGATTGCCTGAAGGCTCGCGGCAAATCGCTCGACGCTCGCAGCCAGCTCCGCGTAAGTTGTTTTGGCTCCGAGAAAGTCGATCGCGGTAACGTTCGGATATTTTCGCGCCGCTTCATCCGGCAGGTCGAACAGCGGGCGAGCAGGCATGGAGCAGTCCCATGGGATATTCTCAGGATAGGAACTCAGCCAGGGATAAAATTCATTCGACATGGCGCCCCGCAAATGGTCCTTTTATAATACCGCATACACCGCGATTTCACAATCGGTTACTTGCCGGTCAAAAGCAAAGGGCTTGAATGTTTGACACGCATGCCGCAATCGGGTATGTGTAAATTTATCACAGGGTCATAGGAAAGAGCGGTGTTATGAATTTTTCATCCCCCATCAGCGGTCAAGATCCCGAAAACAAAGCACAAGGCTCCCGTAAACCGGGATATGTCATCATCGTCGGAAACGAAAAAGGCGGGTCCGGCAAGACCACGACCACGATGCACCTGATAGTAGCGCTTCTGCGTTTGGGCTTCACCGTAGGTAGCATGGATATCGACGCTCGCCAGCGCAGCCTCTCGCGCTATATTGAAAACCGCCGCCAGACGATCGAACGCGAAAAGCAGGCTTTGCCGCTGCCGCATCATATCATCATCCAGAAAAGCCCGTTCACGCAGCTTAAGGAAGCCGAAACCGATGAGCGTGAACGCTTCCTCAAAGGCCTGGCACGCATTTATTACAACAACGATTTCATCGTGATCGACACTCCGGGCAGCGATACCTATCTCTCGCGCCTGGCGCACGCATTTGCCGATACCGTCATCACCCCGATCAACGACAGTTTCGTCGATCTGGACGTGCTGGCTAATATCGACGGCGAAACGATGAAGATCGTCCGCCCGAGCATCTACAGCGAAATGATGTGGGAACAGAAACTCGAACGCGCCAAGCGTGACGGTGGTTCGATTGAATGGATCGTCATGCGTAACCGCCTAAGCAACATCGACGCGCGCAACAAACGCCATATGACCAATGTGCTGGGTGAACTCTCCCGCCGCATCGGGTTCCGCGTGGCCCCCGGTTTCAGCGAGCGCGTGATCTTTCGCGAAATGTTCCTGCAGGGTCTGACCGTGCTCGATATTATGGACGGCCCGAATACGTCCGCCAGCCTGTCGCTGTCGCATGTCGCTGCCCGTCAGGAAGTGCGCGATCTGCTGAAAATACTGCACATCCCGGCCATTGACGAGCGCATCAATAACCTGCGCACGCAGTCGCAGGAAAAACCGGCAGCTGCGACGGCTGAAACCGCTGAAGCAGCGGCTGAACCGGCTCCGGTACAGCAGACCGCAGAAGCGGTCAGCTGATTCTCCTGAGCAAATAAAAGGCTGATTCCCGATGCAGACGATTTTTGCCGTCGCCACGCCGCCCGGAAAATCGGGAGTGGCGGTTATCCGTATTTCCGGCGAACAGGCAAAGACAGCGCTCTGCGCTTTGGGAGTGCCGCAATCCCTTACTCCCCGTATAGCAGCGCTTGCTTCACTGCAGCATGCAGGCGAGGCAATCGACAAAGCGCTGGTACTATACTTCAATGCCCCCCATAGTTTTACCGGTGAGGAAGTGGCGGAGATCCATTGCCATGGCAGCCGCGCAACCTTGCACAAATTGACGCAGGTGCTGGCTTCCCTGCCGGGCTTTCGCCTTGCCGAGCCGGGTGAATTCACGCGCCGCGCCTTCCTGAACGGCAAGATGGATCTGACGGCAGCGGAAGGGCTGGCGGACCTGATCGACGCCGATACCGAAGCGCAGCGCAAGCAGGCTTTGCGCGTGATGGAAGGGGAGACGGCTTCATTCTTTGAGGCGCTTCGCGCCGATATTCTGCATAGCCTCGCTTTTCTGGAAGCCTATATCGATTTTCCCGATGAGGATATTCCCGAAAGCGTGCTGGCGGAAGTCACGTCAGAGATCAATGAAGTGGCGGCACGTATCAGCGCACAGCTTGCGGATAACCGCGCAGGCGAAAAAATACGCGAGGGGATTTATATCGCCATTCTCGGCGCGCCCAATGTCGGTAAATCGAGCCTGCTGAACTGGCTGGCCAAACGCGAGGCAGCGATTGTTTCCGACATTGCAGGCACGACGCGCGACGTAATCGAGGTGCAGCTGGATATCAAAGGCTATCCCGTCATTCTGGCCGATACGGCAGGTATTCGCGAACAGGCGGAAACCATCGAGCGCGAAGGCATCCGCCGCAGCTTTGAGCGTGCTCGGACGGCGGATATCAAGCTCGTCATGTTGGATGCAACGCAGGCCGCAGCAGCCCAAAATGTTTCGACGCTGATTGATGAAAATGCCATTGTGCTGTGGAATAAAGTGGATGCTGCACAGTCACCGGGTGCGGCCCTGGCTGACAATATCAAACCTATTGCGGTTTCGGTAAAGGAGCGTATAGGGCTGGAAAAGCTGATAGAAGCCATTGAAACGAAAATAGCAGCTTCCGTGCCGCCGGAAGCGTCTTTCATCACGCGCAGCCGTCACCGCGCTCATTTGGTAGCAGCATTAGAACATCTTGGGAAATACGAAGCCGCACGCATGCGCGCATTGGAGCTGGCCTGTGAGGAATTGCGCCGCGCAGCCACCGAGATCGGCAAGATCACCGGCCGCATCAGCGTGGATGAAGTGCTCGGGCATATATTCAGCAGTTTCTGTATTGGAAAATAGAGTGCCGGCGGACGGAGCAGTACCCGTAAGGGATTTATCTGCTCCGCCGCTCGCCCGTCTGCTTGCGGCGATTGTCAGTGTTGCAACAACCACCGGGGCAGGCGCTCACACGTGTGGATGAACTCGTCCCACAGCATGATGACGACGTGGAGCGGGTGGTGCACGAGCCAGTTCCCCTCACCTGAGAAACCCCGGCTGTGAATGCCGGAGCCGATGTGGAGAAGCAGGAAACCCAGCATGTGCAGGGTGAAGTAGATGGCGATGACCAGACCCGTCAGGTCGAGGATTCGCACAATCTCCGCGCGCCCGTGGCGCAGGGACGAAGTCGCGATCTTGCGAAGGCGGCGGGGCCATCCTGTGAGCCAGGTGGGGTTCACTGAAATCCTTCCATGAGAAGATGAAGTTCGCGGCACGGGACGGGCGGCGCAGCATCCACGAAGGATGTTGTTCTGCGCCGCCCGCCCGTCTCAGTGCCTCTCAGTCCGGCCGCTCAGCTGTTTCCGGCCGGGCGTTGGGGCTTCAGGCGGTGCGGTGCCAGCGACCCTGGAAGATGTGGTCGTTGATCCAGGGGAGCGCCGTGTCGAGCGTCCAGTGGTACAGGTCCACCGGGAAGCTCCACAGGTAGCGCCCGATGTGCGCCATCATCGCCCGGTTCTCAGCCTGCTCCTGCTGCGAGGGCCAGGTGAGCACGATGACCGTGACGACGACCGCGATGGCAGCGACCACGCCGATCGCGAAGAGGTGCCGCTGGAACCAGTTGCGGTTGTCGACGTGCGGCGTGTAGGGGTACGTCGGGCCGGTGGTGGCGAGGGCGAGAGCCGCGGGGCCCTGCTGCTCGTCGGTGGTGTCGGGGTTCTCCGACATGAGTCCCTCCAATG
It encodes:
- the phoB gene encoding phosphate regulon transcriptional regulator PhoB, translated to MSGLQGIETKVLIVEDEAAIVTMLRYNLEREGFTVYYTGDGDEAVGLVKAHHPDVIVLDWMLPGMSGIDICAELRRQEETKTVPIIMLSARGEEGDRIRGLDAGADDYMVKPFSPSELIARIRAVLRRLRPALSEKVLTFGSLKMDMVSHHVTRDGKPVHLSPTEFSLLRYLMEHPGRVFSREQLLDAVWGHDIYVELRTVDVHIRRLRKGLANGTNQPELVRTVRSAGYALEEVPVGQPQAEVPD
- the hisS gene encoding histidine--tRNA ligase; the encoded protein is MSQKLQPVRGTHDLLSEDCRKFRFVIDQAFAVARRYGYGEIATPVFEFSEVFHRTLGDTSDVVTKETYSFTDRGGEQLTLRPEFTASIARAFISGNLQDQLPLKFFYSGPAFRYERPQKGRQRQFHQLGAELLGVAEPLGDIEVVSMAWRILSILGLGDKVKLEINTLGDAQSRTNYRAALVEFFKAHEAQLSEDSRKRLERNPLRILDSKDEGDRRIIVDAPRMADHLTPEAAAYYSAVKVGLSALGIDYVTNERLVRGLDYYNHTVFEFTTDMLGAQGTVLAGGRYDGLIEIMGGQPTPGIGFAAGIERLVSLMDFASHPNFTPPVRPVAIIPLGEMAEKEAIFLSDHLRGEGFHVELGYKGNLKNRMKKADKAHAKIALIIGDEELTRGIVVMKDLDDGVQEEVRRENITEILHQRLKG
- the pheT gene encoding phenylalanine--tRNA ligase subunit beta; this translates as MKFTLKWLKEHLDTSATIKQITDTLTAIGLEVEQVTDNSAALKDFIVAEIKEAVQHPNADKLRVCQVNDGSSVRQVVCGAPNARAGIKVVLATEGVKVPANGMVIKKSAIRGVESNGMLCSASELGLSEDSEGIIELPAAAVPGASLVATLGLDDPTIEIAITPNRADCLGVHGVARDLAAAGLGTLKDEKHASAAFTGNGASPITVTLATPACPLFIGCYIKGVKNGPSPEWLQQRLKAIGLRPISALVDITNYMTFTYGRPLHVFDAKKLKGNITVRYAKDGEKLAALNDKEYSLTSDMVAVCDESGVVGLGGIIGGTATGCSDDTTDVFLEAALFDPIHVASTGRALAIDSDARYRFERGVDPEFVQKGAEIAVAMILELCGGAASNLTIAGAVPQWKRDVTFAYDKIASLGGMEMPKDKAISILNALGFTVQGDKASVPSWRADIDGPADLVEEVIRIAGYDAIPSRTLPPAQSKPPVQRASVVRKTLAATGMTEVCSWAFLPEAQAKQFAAKDRAPIKLLNPISADLDAMRPNLLPNLLSALARNTARGFASLALFETGNVFEGITPQGHVSMAAGIRSGDAIIRNPLSSTRTVDLFDAKADLFTALEACGLNPAKLQVDRNVPAWYHPSRSGRISLGGKVTLGYFGELHPLTLASFDIKGSVAAFELLLDNVPTPKAKGKAKPALTVSNFQATQRDFAFIADARTSAADIIKAIESADKQLIQSVDIFDIYSGKGVEEGKKSIAVSVTLQAADRTLSDKEITDISQKILQAAQALGLSLRS
- the rpmI gene encoding 50S ribosomal protein L35; translated protein: MPKIKTKSGAKKRFSLTATGKVKAGQAGKRHGMVKRTQRFIRNARGTTTLCDADAKVVIKMFLPNG
- a CDS encoding septation protein A, yielding MTLNPQLKLVLDLAPLAAFFTAYKLYGLFAATTVIIVLTLLSLAIIYVVERRIALAPLITAIVVAIFGGLTLYLHDETFIKVKPTLVNLVFAAILLGGCAAKKGLLKHVFGSAFSLTPQGWLALSRRWGLFFLSMAVLNECVWRNVPTPIWVDFKVFGILGLTMVFAVAQTGFIRDNQEIKEE
- a CDS encoding long-chain fatty acid--CoA ligase; the encoded protein is MSNEFYPWLSSYPENIPWDCSMPARPLFDLPDEAARKYPNVTAIDFLGAKTTYAELAASVERFAASLQAIGVGEGVRVGLFMPNCPQFVISYYAILKAGGTVVNYNPLYSVPEITHQINDSSTSIMITLALEALYPKVAACLGRTALQRIIVSRFDEVLSPFKALAFRFLRRKDIARIPQDEHHLSFRAMTVPGGAPLRPISIQPERHIAVLQYTGGTTGVPKGAVLTHANIYANTVQCGMWFTGLRHGEEIIVGALPLFHVFAMTTVMNLSLHTGSTMLLHPRFVLENILRDVHRKRPTLMPGVPTMFAAINNFPNIGKYDLSSLKMCISGGGPLPLEVKEVFEGRTGCKLVEGYGLSEASPVAAANPLFGVNKPGSIGLPFPATVMKITDLQEPGKDLPPNTVGELCVRGPQVMQGYLNQPEESGKVLRDGFLHTGDLAYMDADGYFFVVDRLKEMIISGGYKIYPRNLEEILYQHPDILEAAVIGVHHPQRVQEPKVFIVMKEGRTLTEEALRSHLKDKVSAYAMPHLFEFRTTLPKSAIGKILKKILIEEEKTKQKK
- the pheS gene encoding phenylalanine--tRNA ligase subunit alpha codes for the protein MSDLKDLINTVQIAINSAESSAALEALRVEYLGKKGIFTEQLKTLGALPPEERKARGQALNEAKQQVTTAIEAKAEVLKLSEINARLATEWADVTLAPRPENKGYIHPISRVLEEITAIFAAQGFASAYGPEIEDDYHNFTALNFPENHPARQMHDTFFIDASAYGQTGSDKVLLRTHTSPVQIRTMQAGKPPFRFIAPGKTFRCDSDLTHTPMFHQVEGFCVGKDINMGHLKGCIESFLREFFELDKVPVRFRPSFFPFTEPSAEVDIGCARSRESIKIGAGEDWLEVMGCGMIHPNVLRNCNIDPDEWQGFAFGMGVERLAMLKYGIPDLRTFFESDIRWLRHYGFSPLGDAA
- the rplT gene encoding 50S ribosomal protein L20, with the translated sequence MAHVKRGVTTHARHKKVLKMAKGYRDRSHTCFRVAIEKVEKGLQYAYRDRRAKKRTFRALWIQRINAAVREHGLVYSQFINGLNKAAIEMDRKVLADIAVHQPEAFKAIVEQVKTAIKAA